A region from the Hylaeus volcanicus isolate JK05 chromosome 6, UHH_iyHylVolc1.0_haploid, whole genome shotgun sequence genome encodes:
- the LOC128878718 gene encoding uncharacterized protein LOC128878718 isoform X2, translated as MERLSRVACYFRWMRNASPRDTSEVAVEDEGKPVEVGQYRNVGCNLEAPKRFCSILESVLLWENSVNSISVVIVFNILFWGIIVLEVRGFAAASSAVLVVVLCYSTLEAQVQKENRASDTTTSCAKIEQIEKIGKKVKSVIHSLKQLRKDQPGVFCTAACSLSLGLWIIGRTINGILLAYTICMSILLGPALLFKLPNKIVPHKEWDSEIEEFLPAVTEDNLQVLTRAGESGDQSPTPTSVLSDAQNGLKMPSHEDGSTDGVEVSELELSAEETDVDGIKFQSGHFEKGSSSEEEAELEPLLSKKLISHSDESSSEFEIIDSQEVDDLDVA; from the exons ATGGAACGGCTTTCGAGAGTGGCATGTTATTTTCGATGGATGAGAAACGCGTCACCTCGCGATACAAGCGAGGTGGCCGTAGAGGACGAGGGTAAACCCGTCGAGGTTGGACAGTATCGGAATGTCGGATGCAATTTAGAAGCCCCGAAGCGGTTCTGTAGCATACTGGAAAGTGTCCTTCTTTGGGAGAATTCCGTGAACAGTATCTCCGTCGTCATCGTGTTCAACATACTGTTTTG GGGAATTATCGTACTCGAGGTCCGTGGCTTTGCAGCAGCCAGCAGTGCTGTGCTGGTCGTAGTCCTCTGTTACAGCACATTAGAAGCCCAAGTTCAAAAAGAGAACAGAGCATCGGACACAACTAC ATCCTGTGcaaaaatagaacaaattgaaaagataGGGAAAAAAGTGAAATCAGTGATTCATAGTTTAAAGCAGTTGAGGAAAGATCAACCAGGAGTG TTTTGCACTGCTGCATGTTCTCTCTCTTTGGGCCTATGGATTATTGGTCGTACCATAAATGGTATACTTCTTGCATATACGATATGCATGAGCATTCTACTTGGTCCCGCATTGTTATTTAAGCTACCTAATAAGATTGTACCACACAAAG AGTGGGATagtgaaattgaagaatttttaccAGCAGTGACCGAAGACAATCTTCAGGTTCTTACAAGAGCAGGAGAATCAGGGGATCAATCTCCTACACCAACAAGCGTATTATCTGATGCTCAAAATG GTCTAAAAATGCCATCGCACGAAGATGGAAGTACCGACGGTGTAGAGGTTTCTGAATTAGAACTTAGTGCTGAAGAAACTGATGTGGAcggtattaaatttcaaagtgGTCATTTTGAGAAAGGATCATCTTCTGAAGAAGAAGCAGAACTTGAACCACTCttatcaaaaaaattaattagtcaTAGTGATGAGAGCAGTAgcgaatttgaaataattgatagTCAAGAAGTCGATGATTTAGATGTTGCATGA
- the LOC128878718 gene encoding uncharacterized protein LOC128878718 isoform X1, with protein sequence MERLSRVACYFRWMRNASPRDTSEVAVEDEGKPVEVGQYRNVGCNLEAPKRFCSILESVLLWENSVNSISVVIVFNILFWGIIVLEVRGFAAASSAVLVVVLCYSTLEAQVQKENRASDTTTSCAKIEQIEKIGKKVKSVIHSLKQLRKDQPGVFCTAACSLSLGLWIIGRTINGILLAYTICMSILLGPALLFKLPNKIVPHKEWDSEIEEFLPAVTEDNLQVLTRAGESGDQSPTPTSVLSDAQNEFFNDEDLIGLKMPSHEDGSTDGVEVSELELSAEETDVDGIKFQSGHFEKGSSSEEEAELEPLLSKKLISHSDESSSEFEIIDSQEVDDLDVA encoded by the exons ATGGAACGGCTTTCGAGAGTGGCATGTTATTTTCGATGGATGAGAAACGCGTCACCTCGCGATACAAGCGAGGTGGCCGTAGAGGACGAGGGTAAACCCGTCGAGGTTGGACAGTATCGGAATGTCGGATGCAATTTAGAAGCCCCGAAGCGGTTCTGTAGCATACTGGAAAGTGTCCTTCTTTGGGAGAATTCCGTGAACAGTATCTCCGTCGTCATCGTGTTCAACATACTGTTTTG GGGAATTATCGTACTCGAGGTCCGTGGCTTTGCAGCAGCCAGCAGTGCTGTGCTGGTCGTAGTCCTCTGTTACAGCACATTAGAAGCCCAAGTTCAAAAAGAGAACAGAGCATCGGACACAACTAC ATCCTGTGcaaaaatagaacaaattgaaaagataGGGAAAAAAGTGAAATCAGTGATTCATAGTTTAAAGCAGTTGAGGAAAGATCAACCAGGAGTG TTTTGCACTGCTGCATGTTCTCTCTCTTTGGGCCTATGGATTATTGGTCGTACCATAAATGGTATACTTCTTGCATATACGATATGCATGAGCATTCTACTTGGTCCCGCATTGTTATTTAAGCTACCTAATAAGATTGTACCACACAAAG AGTGGGATagtgaaattgaagaatttttaccAGCAGTGACCGAAGACAATCTTCAGGTTCTTACAAGAGCAGGAGAATCAGGGGATCAATCTCCTACACCAACAAGCGTATTATCTGATGCTCAAAATG AATTCTTTAACGATGAAGACCTTATAGGTCTAAAAATGCCATCGCACGAAGATGGAAGTACCGACGGTGTAGAGGTTTCTGAATTAGAACTTAGTGCTGAAGAAACTGATGTGGAcggtattaaatttcaaagtgGTCATTTTGAGAAAGGATCATCTTCTGAAGAAGAAGCAGAACTTGAACCACTCttatcaaaaaaattaattagtcaTAGTGATGAGAGCAGTAgcgaatttgaaataattgatagTCAAGAAGTCGATGATTTAGATGTTGCATGA
- the LOC128878724 gene encoding uncharacterized protein LOC128878724 — MEEPVRKSVLDYIRKIKKYSLCRLIFCAKATNCEEIVRLFEYAITEKFSQRITGLLLVYSDFMIHLIEGAEDDVFRLCNEVFANSSGVITNNKCLYVQNGAKQFFQKWHYKRLNNYNSNVKELEEIEDSFENISTIHKTMILNLHKLYTELWNVHHSKSYQSFIEQLNLISRKGHLNIPSKSNMEFVLRSRWGYDLMTLAKDYCNLKYPYSFDDYSPVSEIIHEIKYNVE, encoded by the exons atggAAGAACCTGTAAGAAAATCCGTTCTCGATTACAtccgaaaaattaaaaaatacagtcTATGTAGACTTATATTTTGTGCAAAAGCTACGAATTGCGAAGAAATCGTACGATTGTTTGAGTACgcaattacagaaaaattttcGCAGCGTATTACAGGATTACTTCTCGTTTATTCTGATTTTATGATTCATTTAATCGAAGGTGCAGAAGACGATGTTTTTCGATTGTGTAACGAGGTGTTCGCAAATAGTTCGGGagttataacaaataataaatgcttATACGTACAAAACGGTGcaaagcaattttttcaaaaatggcACTACAAACGATTGAACAATTACAATTCGAATGTAAAAGAATTAGAGGAAATCGAGGATAGCTTCGAAAATATATCTACTATACATaaaacaatgattttaaatttacacaaattatATACTGAATTATGGAATGTGCACCACTCGAAAAGTTAC CAAAGTTTTATTGagcaattgaatttaatatcaagAAAAGGACATTTGAATATTCCGTCTAAATCAAATATGGAATTCGTACTCAGAAGTCGTTGGGGATATGATCTGATGACATTAGCCAAGGACTATTGTAATCTAAAGTATCCATACAGTTTTGACGATTATTCTCCAGTTTCTGAAATTatacatgaaattaaatataacgttgaataa
- the LOC128878714 gene encoding ATP-dependent RNA helicase p62-like isoform X1, translated as MLRQVVGAFGSLRFRTYGAMSNGYHNSGSYRGGKSQQQPRSRYATLGTPNGRFGNRNNKNSTNSAGTNLRKPNWSFESLKPFKKDFYIPHPNVQGRHPRDVDVFRSDNQITLKGDKVPNPIQHFEEGNFPDYVMQGIRKQGFNEPTAIQAQGWPIAMSGQNMVGIAQTGSGKTLGYILPAIVHINSQQPLNRGDGPIALILAPTRELAQQIQSVANDFGSLSYVRNTCIFGGAPKGSQARDLERGVEICIATPGRLIDFLERGTTNLRRCTYLVLDEADRMLDMGFEPQIRKIIEQIRPDRQVLMWSATWPKEVRNLAEEYLTNYTQLNIGSLTLSANHNILQIVDVCQEHEKETKLGTLLQEIGNVNEDGGKTIIFVETKKKVENITRNIRRYGWPAVCMHGDKSQQERDHVLREFRNNRGSILVATDVAARGLDVDDVKYVINFDYPSSSEDYIHRIGRTGRSNSTGTSYAFFTPQNSRQAKDLINVLKEANQIVNPKLSELADRSGNYGGRNRWGYGGGNRGRENMFSGTHKRFDIGRNSSYNSS; from the exons AT GTTACGACAAGTAGTTGGAGCCTTTGGATCTCTTAGATTTAG GACGTACGGAGCTATGTCTAACGGTTACCACAATAGCGGAAGTTACAGGGGTGGGAAAAGTCAACAACAACCAAGAAGTAGGTATGCAACTCTTGGCACACCTAATGGACGATTTGGAAATcgcaacaacaaaaattctacaaacagTGCTGGTACTAACTTGAGGAAACCAAATTGGAGCTTTGAAAGTTTGAAGCCCTTCAAAAAGGACTTCTATATACCCCATCCTAATGTTCAAGGACGTCATCCACGAGATGTAGATGTATTTAGATCAGATAACCAAATTACTTTAAAAGGGGATAAAGTTCCTAATCCTATTCAACATTTTGAAGAAGGAAATTTCCCTGACTATGTAATGCAGGGTATTAGAAAGCAAGGATTTAACGAACCAACTGCTATTCAAGCGCAAGGATGGCCGATCGCAATGTCTGGTCAAAACATGGTTGGAATTGCTCAAACTGGGTCTGGAAAGACTTTGGGATACATTTTACCTGCGATAGTACATATTAACAGCCAACAACCGTTAAATCGCGGTGATGGACCAATCGCTCTCATATTAGCACCTACCAGAGAGCTGGCACAACAAATTCAAAGCGTCGCTAACGATTTCGGTTCTTTGTCTTATGTGAGAAACACCTGTATTTTTGGTGGTGCACCAAAGGGAAGTCAAGCACGCGATTTAGAACGAGGAGTTGAGATCTGTATTGCTACACCAGGACGTTTAATTGATTTCTTGGAACGTGGCACAACCAATTTACGTAGATGCACTTACTTAGTGCTGGATGAAGCTGATAGGATGTTGGACATGGGTTTTGAACCACagattcgaaaaattattgaacaaatCAGGCCTGACAGACAGGTTCTTATGTGGTCTGCAACATGGCCAAAAGAAGTTAGAAACCTTGCAGAGGAATATTTGACAAATTATACGCAACTGAACATTGGATCTTTAACGCTGTCTGCTAATCACAATATTCTTCAAATTGTTGATGTTTGTCAAGaacatgaaaaagaaacaaa ATTGGGAACTCTTCTTCAAGAAATTGGTAATGTGAATGAAGACGGTGGGAAGactataatttttgtagaaacaaagaaaaaggtGGAGAATATCACTAGAAATATTCGTCGCTATGGATGGCCTGCAGTATGCATGCATGGTGACAAATCTCAACAAGAAAGAGATCATGTCCTTAGAG aatttagGAACAACAGAGGTTCGATTCTTGTAGCAACGGACGTTGCTGCTCGTGGATTGG ATGTCGATGATGTAAAGTACGTGATCAACTTCGATTATCCATCATCATCTGAAGACTACATCCACAGAATAGGCAGAACTGGTCGGTCAAATAGTACAGGAACAAGTTACGCGTTCTTTACACCACAAAACAGTCGACAGGctaaagatttaattaatgtacTTAAAGAAGCCAACCAAATTGTCAACCCAAAACTTTCCGAACTTGCTGACCGAAGTGGGAATTATGGTGGCCGAA atcGTTGGGGATATGGCGGAGGCAATCGCGGCAGAGAAAATATGTTCTCTGGAACGCATAAACGATTTGATATTGGAAGGAACTCTAGTTATAACTCTAGTTGA
- the LOC128878714 gene encoding ATP-dependent RNA helicase p62-like isoform X2, producing the protein MTYGAMSNGYHNSGSYRGGKSQQQPRSRYATLGTPNGRFGNRNNKNSTNSAGTNLRKPNWSFESLKPFKKDFYIPHPNVQGRHPRDVDVFRSDNQITLKGDKVPNPIQHFEEGNFPDYVMQGIRKQGFNEPTAIQAQGWPIAMSGQNMVGIAQTGSGKTLGYILPAIVHINSQQPLNRGDGPIALILAPTRELAQQIQSVANDFGSLSYVRNTCIFGGAPKGSQARDLERGVEICIATPGRLIDFLERGTTNLRRCTYLVLDEADRMLDMGFEPQIRKIIEQIRPDRQVLMWSATWPKEVRNLAEEYLTNYTQLNIGSLTLSANHNILQIVDVCQEHEKETKLGTLLQEIGNVNEDGGKTIIFVETKKKVENITRNIRRYGWPAVCMHGDKSQQERDHVLREFRNNRGSILVATDVAARGLDVDDVKYVINFDYPSSSEDYIHRIGRTGRSNSTGTSYAFFTPQNSRQAKDLINVLKEANQIVNPKLSELADRSGNYGGRNRWGYGGGNRGRENMFSGTHKRFDIGRNSSYNSS; encoded by the exons AT GACGTACGGAGCTATGTCTAACGGTTACCACAATAGCGGAAGTTACAGGGGTGGGAAAAGTCAACAACAACCAAGAAGTAGGTATGCAACTCTTGGCACACCTAATGGACGATTTGGAAATcgcaacaacaaaaattctacaaacagTGCTGGTACTAACTTGAGGAAACCAAATTGGAGCTTTGAAAGTTTGAAGCCCTTCAAAAAGGACTTCTATATACCCCATCCTAATGTTCAAGGACGTCATCCACGAGATGTAGATGTATTTAGATCAGATAACCAAATTACTTTAAAAGGGGATAAAGTTCCTAATCCTATTCAACATTTTGAAGAAGGAAATTTCCCTGACTATGTAATGCAGGGTATTAGAAAGCAAGGATTTAACGAACCAACTGCTATTCAAGCGCAAGGATGGCCGATCGCAATGTCTGGTCAAAACATGGTTGGAATTGCTCAAACTGGGTCTGGAAAGACTTTGGGATACATTTTACCTGCGATAGTACATATTAACAGCCAACAACCGTTAAATCGCGGTGATGGACCAATCGCTCTCATATTAGCACCTACCAGAGAGCTGGCACAACAAATTCAAAGCGTCGCTAACGATTTCGGTTCTTTGTCTTATGTGAGAAACACCTGTATTTTTGGTGGTGCACCAAAGGGAAGTCAAGCACGCGATTTAGAACGAGGAGTTGAGATCTGTATTGCTACACCAGGACGTTTAATTGATTTCTTGGAACGTGGCACAACCAATTTACGTAGATGCACTTACTTAGTGCTGGATGAAGCTGATAGGATGTTGGACATGGGTTTTGAACCACagattcgaaaaattattgaacaaatCAGGCCTGACAGACAGGTTCTTATGTGGTCTGCAACATGGCCAAAAGAAGTTAGAAACCTTGCAGAGGAATATTTGACAAATTATACGCAACTGAACATTGGATCTTTAACGCTGTCTGCTAATCACAATATTCTTCAAATTGTTGATGTTTGTCAAGaacatgaaaaagaaacaaa ATTGGGAACTCTTCTTCAAGAAATTGGTAATGTGAATGAAGACGGTGGGAAGactataatttttgtagaaacaaagaaaaaggtGGAGAATATCACTAGAAATATTCGTCGCTATGGATGGCCTGCAGTATGCATGCATGGTGACAAATCTCAACAAGAAAGAGATCATGTCCTTAGAG aatttagGAACAACAGAGGTTCGATTCTTGTAGCAACGGACGTTGCTGCTCGTGGATTGG ATGTCGATGATGTAAAGTACGTGATCAACTTCGATTATCCATCATCATCTGAAGACTACATCCACAGAATAGGCAGAACTGGTCGGTCAAATAGTACAGGAACAAGTTACGCGTTCTTTACACCACAAAACAGTCGACAGGctaaagatttaattaatgtacTTAAAGAAGCCAACCAAATTGTCAACCCAAAACTTTCCGAACTTGCTGACCGAAGTGGGAATTATGGTGGCCGAA atcGTTGGGGATATGGCGGAGGCAATCGCGGCAGAGAAAATATGTTCTCTGGAACGCATAAACGATTTGATATTGGAAGGAACTCTAGTTATAACTCTAGTTGA
- the LOC128878713 gene encoding integrin beta-PS yields the protein MFSSSGWIILIAIVASLAEANYPPPERLTGMNPCISKQTCHECIQTPHCAWCAAPKFSEKRCFLPNINTKIFATCPGEYTWNPDNLFSMIRHYNLTKGGYTSGGASGYEYSYSNSSSFSSSSQSNRESSSSSSSGRRQEAVQLWPQEVNLKLRISEAHRMTFAYSQAEDYPVDLYYLMDLSKSMEDDKKKLSDLGQLLVESMSKITSNFRLGFGSFVDKVVMPYVNTMPKSLIEPCDGCAAPYGYKNIMTLSQDTSHFANLVRNASVSGNLDAPEGGFDAIMQAIVCRGQIGWREKARRLLVFSTDAGFHYAGDGKLGGIVKPNDGECHLDYTGLYTHSSLQDYPSISQINLKVKQNAINIIWAVTEEQINVYKRLTKHVEGSFAGKLSDDSSNVVELIREQYDAISSSVEMKDTASSAVKVKYFSKCLGNGPLIETSKCDGLKVGTKVEFIAEIEVTNCPENRSEWKQKFDIYPVGINETLTVNLEMLCDCECEREGLMYEPKSPECNGVGTLKCGVCECYDGFFGKRCECSPHHEMTGFDKHFQSCRPDNTSLVDCSGRGTCACGQCECEERDNPDEVISGHFCECDNFSCDRDQNRLCSNHGTCECGQCICDAGWTGPSCSCKSSNETCIARGTTSGILCSGHGDCICGECYCHEEGNIRYSGKHCNKCPTCPSRCEELKNCVLCQMYGTGNYSDKEECAKNCKEFVPEPVETVIPDVDKDEEPCSGIDVDDCKYNFVYYYNETNCLKVRAQKERECPPQVYMLGIVLGVIAAIVLIGLALLLLWKLLTTIHDRREFARFERERMMAKWDTGENPIYKQATSTFKNPTYAGK from the exons ATGTTCAGCAGTTCGGGATGGATCATACTGATAGCGATCGTCGCATCACTAGCAGAGGCAAATTATCCTCCTCCAGAAAGATTGACAGGAATGAATCCTTGCATTAGCAAGCAAACGTGCCATGAATGCATACAAACACCACATTGTGCATGGTGTGCTGCACCa aAATTCTCAGAAAAGCGGTGCTTCCTACCAAATAtaaataccaaaatatttgcaacatGTCCAGGAGAATACACGTGGAACCCAGATAATCTTTTCAGTATGATAAGACATTACAATTTAACAAAAGGTGGCTATACGAGTGGTGGTGCCAGTGGCTATGAGTATTCATATTCAAATTCTAGCTCGTTTAGCTCTAGTTCACAGTCCAACAGAGAAAGTAGTAGTAGCAGCAGCAGTGGCAGAAGACAAGAAGCTGTGCAACTTTGGCCACAAgaagttaatttaaaactaagAATAA GTGAAGCACACAGAATGACCTTTGCTTACTCACAAGCAGAAGATTATCCTGTTGATCTGTATTACCTTATGGATCTGAGTAAATCGATGGAagatgataaaaagaaattgtcagATTTAGGTCAACTTTTAGTAGAAAGTATGAGTAAAATTACGAGTAACTTTCGATTAGGCTTTGGCAGCTTTGTTGATAAAGTTGTAATGCCTTATGTTAATACAATGCCAAAGTC gCTGATAGAACCATGTGATGGATGTGCAGCACCATatggatataaaaatattatgacaTTGTCTCAAGACACTAGTCATTTTGCA AATTTAGTGCGAAATGCTTCAGTGTCTGGGAACTTGGATGCACCAGAAGGAGGATTTGATGCGATAATGCAAGCTATAGTTTGTAGAGGACAAATTGGTTGGCGTGAAAAAGCACGTAGATTATTGGTATTTTCTACGGATGCTGGTTTTCATTATGCAGGTGATGGTAAACTGGGTGGAATTGTAAAGCCAAACGATGGCGAATGTCATTTAGATTATACTGGTCTCTACACTCATTCATCCTTACAAGACTACCCAAGCATTTCACAGATTAATTTGAAAGTTAAACAGAAtgctattaatattatatggGCTGTCACCgaagaacaaataaatgtatacaaaagaCTGACTAAACACGTAGAAGGATCTTTTGCTGGCAAACTGTCGGACGACTCGAGTAACGTTGTAGAATTAATTCGAGAACAATACGATGCAATTTCAAGTTCTGTCGAAATGAAAGATACGGCCAGCAGTGCcgtgaaagtaaaatatttttcaaagtgttTGGGTAACGGACCACTCATCGAGACTTCGAAATGTGATGGACTAAAAGTTGGAACAAAAGTCGAATTTATTGCAGAAATTGAAGTCACGAATTGTCCGGAAAATAGATCAGAATGGAAAcagaaatttgatatttatccA gtTGGTATTAATGAGACTCTTACTGTAAATCTGGAAATGTTATGCGACTGCGAGTGTGAACGGGAAGGTCTTATGTACGAACCAAAATCACCAGAATGCAATGGCGTGGGAACTCTAAAATGCGGCGTTTGCGAATGTTACGATGGATTCTTTGGAAAACGCTGTGAATGCAGCCCTCATCATGAAATGACAGGATTTGATAAACATTTCCAGTCCTGTAGGCCTGATAATACTTCTCTCGTAGATTGTTCAGGAAGAGGAACTTGCGCGTGTGGTCAGTGCGAGTGCGAAGAAAGAGACAATCCGGAtgaa GTGATATCAGGTCACTTTTGCGAATGTGATAATTTCTCGTGTGACCGAGATCAAAATCGCTTATGCTCTAATCATGGAACATGCGAATGTGGACAATGTATCTGCGACGCTGGATGGACTGGACCATCTTGCAGTTGTAAATCTTCTAACGAAACTTGCATTGCACGAGGAACGACAAGTGGAATATTGTGTTCAGGACAT GGAGATTGTATATGTGGTGAATGTTACTGTCACGAAGAAGGAAATATACGATACTCTGGTAAACATTGCAATAAATGTCCCACTTGCCCTAGTCGCTGCGAAGAATTGAAGAACTGTGTATTGTGCCAAATGTATGGCACTGGAAATTATAGTGACAAAGAAGAATGTGCAAAGAATTGTAAAGAGTTTGTTCCTGAACCAGTCGAGACTGTTATTCCAGATGTTGATAAAGACGAAGAGCCGTGTTCTGGTATAGACGTAGAtgactgtaaatataattttgtttattattataacgaaacaaattgCTTGAAAGTACGAGcacaaaaagaaagagaatgtCCACCGCAAGTCTATATGCTGGGCATAGTATTAGGTGTAATAGCGGCAATTGTTTTAATCGGCCTCGCATTATTACTTTTGTGGAAATTATTGACGACTATACATGATAGAAGAGAATTTGCAAGGTTTGAAAGAGAGAGAATGATGGCTAAATGGGATACG ggAGAAAATCCAATCTATAAACAAGCCACGTCAACGTTTAAAAATCCAACCTATGCTGGAAAATGA
- the LOC128878714 gene encoding ATP-dependent RNA helicase p62-like isoform X3: MLRQVVGAFGSLRFRTYGAMSNGYHNSGSYRGGKSQQQPRSRYATLGTPNGRFGNRNNKNSTNSAGTNLRKPNWSFESLKPFKKDFYIPHPNVQGRHPRDVDVFRSDNQITLKGDKVPNPIQHFEEGNFPDYVMQGIRKQGFNEPTAIQAQGWPIAMSGQNMVGIAQTGSGKTLGYILPAIVHINSQQPLNRGDGPIALILAPTRELAQQIQSVANDFGSLSYVRNTCIFGGAPKGSQARDLERGVEICIATPGRLIDFLERGTTNLRRCTYLVLDEADRMLDMGFEPQIRKIIEQIRPDRQVLMWSATWPKEVRNLAEEYLTNYTQLNIGSLTLSANHNILQIVDVCQEHEKETKLGTLLQEIGNVNEDGGKTIIFVETKKKVENITRNIRRYGWPAVCMHGDKSQQERDHVLREFRNNRGSILVATDVAARGLEAHGAQIVLSVR; encoded by the exons AT GTTACGACAAGTAGTTGGAGCCTTTGGATCTCTTAGATTTAG GACGTACGGAGCTATGTCTAACGGTTACCACAATAGCGGAAGTTACAGGGGTGGGAAAAGTCAACAACAACCAAGAAGTAGGTATGCAACTCTTGGCACACCTAATGGACGATTTGGAAATcgcaacaacaaaaattctacaaacagTGCTGGTACTAACTTGAGGAAACCAAATTGGAGCTTTGAAAGTTTGAAGCCCTTCAAAAAGGACTTCTATATACCCCATCCTAATGTTCAAGGACGTCATCCACGAGATGTAGATGTATTTAGATCAGATAACCAAATTACTTTAAAAGGGGATAAAGTTCCTAATCCTATTCAACATTTTGAAGAAGGAAATTTCCCTGACTATGTAATGCAGGGTATTAGAAAGCAAGGATTTAACGAACCAACTGCTATTCAAGCGCAAGGATGGCCGATCGCAATGTCTGGTCAAAACATGGTTGGAATTGCTCAAACTGGGTCTGGAAAGACTTTGGGATACATTTTACCTGCGATAGTACATATTAACAGCCAACAACCGTTAAATCGCGGTGATGGACCAATCGCTCTCATATTAGCACCTACCAGAGAGCTGGCACAACAAATTCAAAGCGTCGCTAACGATTTCGGTTCTTTGTCTTATGTGAGAAACACCTGTATTTTTGGTGGTGCACCAAAGGGAAGTCAAGCACGCGATTTAGAACGAGGAGTTGAGATCTGTATTGCTACACCAGGACGTTTAATTGATTTCTTGGAACGTGGCACAACCAATTTACGTAGATGCACTTACTTAGTGCTGGATGAAGCTGATAGGATGTTGGACATGGGTTTTGAACCACagattcgaaaaattattgaacaaatCAGGCCTGACAGACAGGTTCTTATGTGGTCTGCAACATGGCCAAAAGAAGTTAGAAACCTTGCAGAGGAATATTTGACAAATTATACGCAACTGAACATTGGATCTTTAACGCTGTCTGCTAATCACAATATTCTTCAAATTGTTGATGTTTGTCAAGaacatgaaaaagaaacaaa ATTGGGAACTCTTCTTCAAGAAATTGGTAATGTGAATGAAGACGGTGGGAAGactataatttttgtagaaacaaagaaaaaggtGGAGAATATCACTAGAAATATTCGTCGCTATGGATGGCCTGCAGTATGCATGCATGGTGACAAATCTCAACAAGAAAGAGATCATGTCCTTAGAG aatttagGAACAACAGAGGTTCGATTCTTGTAGCAACGGACGTTGCTGCTCGTGGATTGG AGGCACATGGTGCACAAATTGTGTTGAGTGTGCGATGA